A single genomic interval of Campylobacter concisus harbors:
- a CDS encoding 2,3,4,5-tetrahydropyridine-2,6-carboxylate N-succinyltransferase, with protein MSKEFKDANEFKEFFEEFRKKDGYKDPLAFGIARIDRGQKNTDKILQATFAVVNYKESFLSAAAYIYALQKCDVKVDFNGSEFVADLTPKVVKKASKLFSVFEKEISSHKNVQNLHAVKMAFDDDLELNENKFKLVFLFDDAKPLSVEAVYLKLYLISLGKVAPRTIVLDGAFGVLPNVAWTSQNTPIELEWLRENEISLKMFGEYPAIVSVDKFPRFLSHIIPADNTRILDSAKVRMGAAVYPGTVVMPGAAYINFNAGTTGGVMVEGRVSSSVVVGEGSDVGGGASILGVLSGTNGNPVSIGKHCLLGANSVTGVPLGDNCIVDAGIAVLEGTKVYISASEREKLAKLNPEFKFEAEIYKALELGGLNGLHFRQNSQTGQITASASKRAIKLNEALH; from the coding sequence ATGTCTAAAGAGTTTAAAGATGCAAATGAATTTAAGGAATTTTTTGAAGAATTTAGAAAAAAAGATGGCTACAAAGATCCGCTTGCTTTTGGTATCGCTAGGATCGATCGTGGACAAAAAAATACAGATAAAATTTTGCAAGCGACATTCGCTGTTGTAAATTACAAAGAGAGCTTTTTAAGCGCAGCCGCTTATATCTATGCCTTGCAAAAATGTGATGTTAAGGTTGATTTTAACGGTTCTGAATTTGTAGCTGATCTTACTCCAAAAGTGGTAAAAAAAGCTAGCAAGCTCTTTAGCGTCTTTGAAAAAGAGATAAGCTCTCATAAAAATGTACAAAATTTGCATGCCGTAAAAATGGCATTTGATGACGATCTTGAACTAAATGAGAATAAATTTAAGCTTGTGTTTTTGTTTGATGATGCAAAACCACTTAGCGTGGAGGCTGTATATCTCAAGCTTTACTTGATATCGCTTGGCAAAGTCGCACCTAGGACGATCGTGCTTGATGGAGCTTTTGGTGTGTTACCAAATGTTGCATGGACTAGCCAAAATACGCCAATCGAGCTTGAATGGTTAAGAGAAAATGAAATTTCTCTAAAGATGTTTGGCGAATATCCAGCGATCGTTAGCGTCGATAAATTCCCAAGATTTTTAAGCCACATCATCCCAGCTGATAACACGAGAATTTTAGACTCAGCTAAGGTTCGCATGGGCGCTGCCGTGTATCCTGGCACAGTCGTTATGCCTGGTGCTGCTTACATCAACTTTAACGCAGGTACAACTGGTGGCGTAATGGTTGAAGGCAGAGTCAGCAGCTCTGTCGTAGTTGGCGAGGGTAGCGACGTAGGTGGCGGAGCTAGCATACTTGGCGTGCTAAGTGGCACAAACGGGAACCCTGTAAGTATTGGCAAACACTGCTTGCTTGGTGCAAACTCAGTCACAGGTGTGCCTCTTGGTGATAACTGCATCGTAGATGCTGGTATAGCAGTGCTTGAGGGCACAAAGGTCTATATCTCTGCCAGCGAGCGCGAAAAGTTAGCTAAGCTAAATCCAGAGTTTAAATTTGAAGCTGAAATTTATAAGGCACTTGAGCTTGGCGGACTAAACGGACTTCATTTTAGACAAAATAGCCAAACAGGCCAGATCACTGCAAGTGCGAGCAAAAGGGCGATCAAGCTAAATGAGGCACTTCATTAA
- a CDS encoding YagU family protein — translation MSNLVTKPRFALAALIGLVAGVISAFVKWGAEFPLPPRSPMDMFNATCGPESAIRAADAIDCSRNFLNPPYVFLRDYLGVADPNAAIYEFAGHAFNYVMMTHILFSIVFAVAYCVLAEKFPKITIWQGLLVGVIVNIAVHVITLPILGLTPPLWTLPWYEHVSEFVGHMIWFWSIEIIRHDLRGRITKEKDPSDYCCCNA, via the coding sequence ATGTCAAATTTGGTAACAAAACCTAGATTTGCTCTGGCTGCATTGATCGGCCTTGTCGCTGGCGTTATCTCAGCCTTTGTCAAATGGGGAGCAGAATTTCCACTTCCTCCAAGAAGTCCGATGGATATGTTTAACGCTACTTGCGGACCAGAGAGTGCCATTAGAGCAGCCGATGCGATCGATTGCTCTAGAAATTTCTTAAATCCGCCTTATGTATTTTTAAGAGATTATTTGGGCGTAGCCGATCCAAATGCTGCTATTTACGAGTTTGCAGGGCATGCGTTTAACTACGTAATGATGACGCATATATTATTTTCGATCGTTTTTGCGGTTGCTTATTGTGTTTTGGCTGAGAAATTTCCAAAGATTACAATATGGCAAGGCTTACTAGTTGGCGTTATCGTAAATATCGCTGTTCACGTGATCACACTACCTATTTTGGGGCTTACTCCACCACTTTGGACACTTCCTTGGTACGAGCATGTATCTGAATTTGTCGGCCACATGATATGGTTCTGGTCGATAGAGATCATCCGTCACGACTTAAGAGGTAGGATCACAAAAGAAAAAGATCCGAGTGATTATTGTTGCTGCAACGCATAA
- a CDS encoding cytochrome-c oxidase, whose amino-acid sequence MKILSLLTVLLFGAVCGFANDGKVRSIDIYVTPYYSANAGKVEYVKVYDKIDELLKSGKEEDFKKAEKIVQDAPQMVSPITLFVLSARAYDLGLRDDAVFWFYAAKNRAILLRGVIDMEGEKFTDVVAAIGAFMKLVGDVVNPYAFCDIKKQQEIADKALEWTKKNAYEAMFSPEFSSPHEDRKAALAKGIEKLEARNKKEKDYFLDKDNLANFKAMRKQNGTDEKFCF is encoded by the coding sequence ATGAAAATTTTATCACTGCTTACGGTGCTACTTTTTGGAGCGGTATGTGGCTTTGCAAATGATGGCAAAGTAAGAAGTATCGACATCTACGTCACGCCATACTACTCAGCAAATGCTGGCAAGGTGGAGTACGTCAAGGTCTATGACAAGATAGATGAGCTTTTAAAAAGTGGCAAAGAAGAGGACTTTAAAAAGGCTGAAAAGATCGTGCAAGACGCCCCACAAATGGTCTCTCCGATAACTCTTTTTGTCCTTTCAGCTCGCGCATACGATCTTGGACTTCGCGATGATGCGGTATTTTGGTTTTATGCGGCAAAAAATCGCGCGATCTTGCTAAGAGGCGTTATAGACATGGAAGGCGAGAAATTTACTGACGTGGTGGCCGCGATAGGGGCGTTTATGAAGCTTGTTGGCGACGTGGTCAATCCTTATGCATTTTGCGATATCAAAAAACAACAAGAGATCGCTGATAAAGCGCTTGAATGGACTAAGAAAAATGCCTATGAAGCGATGTTCTCGCCAGAATTTAGCTCGCCTCACGAAGATAGAAAAGCAGCCCTTGCAAAAGGCATAGAAAAGCTAGAAGCTCGCAATAAAAAAGAAAAAGATTACTTTTTAGATAAAGATAATCTTGCTAACTTTAAAGCTATGCGCAAGCAAAATGGCACTGATGAGAAATTTTGCTTCTAA
- a CDS encoding PFL family protein, translating to MDIKNVTETISMIEEQNFDIRTITMGISLLDCIDPDINKACDKIYAKITTKAKDLVKVGNEISAELGIPIVNKRVSVTPISIIGAATDAKDYVMIAKTLDRAAIEVGIDFIGGFSALVQKGYQKGDEILINSIPQALSQTSKVCASVNVGSTKTGINMSAVRDMGRIIKETAAASDMGCAKLVVFANAVEDNPFMAGAFHGVGEADVVINVGVSGPGVVKRALEKVRGESFDVVAETVKKTAFKITRIGQLVGQMASERLGIKFGIVDLSLAPTPAVGDSVARVLEEMGLEAVGTHGTTAALALLNDAVKKGGVMACNQVGGLSGAFIPVSEDEGMIAAVRAGSLNLEKLEAMTAICSVGLDMIAIPADTPSESIAAMIADEAAIGVINQKTTAVRIIPLGREGDMIEFGGLLGRAPVMKINKASSADFIARGGQIPAPIHSFKN from the coding sequence ATGGACATCAAAAACGTAACCGAAACGATCTCGATGATCGAAGAGCAAAATTTTGACATCAGAACGATCACGATGGGCATTAGTTTGCTTGACTGCATCGATCCTGACATCAACAAAGCTTGCGACAAAATTTACGCAAAAATCACCACTAAAGCCAAAGACCTAGTCAAAGTGGGCAACGAAATTTCTGCTGAGCTAGGCATACCAATCGTCAATAAAAGAGTGAGCGTGACGCCTATCTCGATAATCGGCGCCGCAACGGACGCAAAAGACTACGTAATGATCGCAAAGACGCTTGACAGGGCGGCTATTGAGGTTGGTATTGATTTTATAGGTGGTTTTTCAGCTTTAGTTCAAAAGGGATATCAAAAGGGTGATGAAATTTTGATAAATTCTATCCCTCAAGCACTTTCCCAGACTTCAAAAGTATGTGCAAGTGTTAATGTTGGCTCAACTAAAACTGGCATAAATATGAGTGCTGTGCGTGACATGGGACGTATCATAAAAGAGACAGCGGCAGCATCTGATATGGGTTGCGCTAAGCTCGTCGTTTTTGCAAACGCAGTCGAGGATAATCCTTTCATGGCTGGTGCATTTCACGGCGTGGGCGAGGCTGATGTGGTGATAAATGTTGGCGTTTCAGGCCCTGGCGTGGTAAAAAGAGCCCTTGAAAAGGTGCGTGGCGAGAGCTTTGACGTGGTGGCTGAGACCGTTAAAAAAACGGCGTTTAAGATCACGCGTATCGGCCAGCTAGTTGGCCAGATGGCGAGCGAGCGCCTTGGGATTAAATTTGGTATCGTCGATCTCTCTCTTGCTCCGACACCAGCTGTGGGCGACTCGGTGGCTCGCGTGCTTGAAGAGATGGGGCTTGAGGCTGTTGGTACGCATGGCACGACTGCGGCACTTGCTTTGCTAAATGACGCGGTCAAAAAAGGTGGCGTCATGGCGTGCAATCAAGTTGGCGGCTTAAGCGGCGCATTTATCCCAGTTTCAGAAGATGAGGGTATGATAGCGGCGGTGCGCGCTGGCTCACTAAATTTAGAAAAACTTGAAGCGATGACCGCGATATGCTCTGTGGGGCTTGATATGATCGCCATACCTGCGGATACTCCAAGCGAGAGTATAGCTGCGATGATCGCTGATGAGGCGGCTATCGGCGTTATAAATCAAAAAACAACGGCCGTTCGTATCATACCTCTTGGCCGTGAGGGCGATATGATCGAGTTTGGAGGCCTTTTAGGAAGAGCGCCTGTGATGAAGATAAACAAAGCCTCAAGTGCCGACTTCATCGCTCGTGGCGGACAAATTCCAGCACCTATCCATAGTTTTAAAAACTAA
- a CDS encoding ACT domain-containing protein, whose protein sequence is MKAIVTVVGKDRVGIVAGVSAKLSELGLNIDDISQTILDEFFTMMAVVSSDENKDFTALRAELNEFGESLKVKINIQSSAIFDAMHTI, encoded by the coding sequence ATGAAAGCGATCGTAACCGTAGTCGGAAAAGATAGAGTTGGCATCGTTGCTGGCGTTTCAGCAAAGCTTAGCGAGCTAGGGCTAAACATAGATGATATCTCACAGACTATTTTAGATGAGTTTTTTACGATGATGGCAGTGGTTTCAAGTGATGAAAATAAAGACTTTACGGCCTTAAGAGCAGAACTTAACGAGTTTGGAGAGAGCCTAAAAGTAAAGATAAATATCCAAAGTTCTGCTATCTTTGATGCGATGCATACAATCTAA
- a CDS encoding Mrp/NBP35 family ATP-binding protein: MLNKEEVLNRLKGVIYPGFEKDIVSFGFVKNVEIGDKILIEVEIVSSSPEVANELKTDIKRVMGSNEYVLNLIQPKIPEEKSNTQSGKNIAPQVKNFVMVSSGKGGVGKSTTTLNLAISMAKLGKKVGILDADIYGPNIPRMLGEVNTQPQVVGNKLKPILSHGVEMMSMGVLMEEGMSLIWRGSMIMKAIEQLLKDVLWSELDVLFLDMPPGTGDAQLTLAQSVPVTAGVCVTTPQVVALDDSKRALDMFEKLHIPIAGVIENMSGFICPDNGKEYDIFGKGTTEEVAKAYNTQILAEIPIEPAVRVGGDNGKPVSFYEPNSVTAKRYESAAARLWEVIENINSDGGADNSAIQPVNDGKSACSK, encoded by the coding sequence ATGTTAAATAAAGAAGAGGTCTTAAATAGACTAAAAGGTGTTATATATCCTGGTTTTGAAAAAGATATAGTTAGCTTTGGCTTTGTAAAAAATGTAGAAATCGGCGATAAAATTTTAATCGAAGTCGAGATCGTCAGCTCAAGCCCAGAAGTGGCAAACGAGCTAAAAACGGACATCAAACGTGTCATGGGCTCAAATGAGTATGTGCTAAATTTGATCCAGCCAAAGATACCTGAGGAGAAAAGTAACACTCAAAGTGGCAAAAATATCGCGCCTCAAGTTAAAAATTTCGTAATGGTAAGCTCAGGAAAAGGTGGCGTTGGTAAATCAACTACAACTCTAAATTTAGCCATCTCAATGGCAAAACTAGGCAAAAAAGTGGGAATTTTAGACGCTGACATCTACGGACCAAACATCCCAAGAATGCTTGGCGAAGTAAATACTCAGCCACAAGTTGTTGGTAACAAGCTAAAACCGATACTTAGCCACGGAGTTGAGATGATGAGTATGGGCGTTTTGATGGAAGAGGGTATGAGCCTTATCTGGCGTGGTTCAATGATAATGAAAGCGATCGAGCAGCTACTAAAAGATGTACTTTGGAGTGAGCTTGATGTATTGTTTCTTGATATGCCTCCAGGAACGGGAGACGCGCAGCTAACTCTAGCTCAAAGTGTGCCAGTAACGGCAGGTGTCTGCGTCACAACGCCACAAGTGGTAGCGCTTGACGATAGCAAACGTGCGCTTGATATGTTTGAGAAACTTCACATCCCAATCGCTGGCGTCATCGAAAATATGAGTGGTTTCATCTGCCCAGATAATGGCAAAGAGTACGATATTTTTGGCAAAGGTACGACTGAAGAAGTGGCAAAAGCTTATAACACTCAAATTTTAGCTGAAATCCCTATCGAACCAGCTGTTCGCGTGGGTGGCGATAATGGCAAGCCAGTCAGCTTCTACGAGCCAAACTCAGTTACTGCAAAGCGCTACGAAAGTGCGGCTGCTAGACTTTGGGAAGTGATAGAAAATATAAATAGTGATGGCGGAGCTGATAACTCAGCGATCCAGCCAGTAAATGACGGCAAGAGTGCTTGCTCGAAGTAA
- the thiC gene encoding phosphomethylpyrimidine synthase ThiC, with translation MRDKTQMYYARRGEITQEMSYVARIEGFSENLVMDEVAKGSIIIPANINHKNLKPMGIGRKLRTKVNANIGNSSLSSDICAELRKLEICLEFGADTVMDLSTDGDLDAIRSAIIEHSSVPVGTVPMYEILKEAKEVTNITNELILEVLEKQAKQGVSYFTIHAGFLREFLPLVKKRKMGIVSRGGSLSASYMSKLNRQNPFYEIFNEILEICAKYDVSLSLGDGLRPGCLFDATDEAQLSELKVLGELTLRAWEKDVQVMIEGPGHVPLNQIEYNMKIEQELCHDAPFYVLGPLVSDIGAGYDHITSAIGGTMAAYHGASMLCYVTQKEHLGLPNENDVREGIVAHKIAAHAADVALGKAGAIEKDHAMSDARYAFDWNKQFELSFDPKKARELHDESLPEDAFKSAHFCSMCGPKFCAYKISKDLEKGEKC, from the coding sequence AGAAATGAGCTATGTGGCAAGGATCGAGGGGTTTAGTGAAAATTTGGTGATGGATGAGGTGGCAAAAGGTAGCATCATCATCCCAGCAAATATAAATCATAAAAATTTAAAGCCAATGGGTATAGGTAGAAAGCTAAGGACAAAGGTCAATGCAAATATCGGCAACTCAAGCTTAAGTAGCGATATTTGCGCTGAGCTTAGAAAGCTTGAAATTTGCCTCGAATTTGGCGCTGATACGGTTATGGATCTAAGTACAGATGGCGATTTGGATGCCATTAGAAGTGCGATCATCGAGCATTCAAGCGTGCCAGTTGGCACAGTGCCTATGTATGAAATTTTAAAAGAGGCAAAAGAGGTTACCAATATCACAAATGAGCTCATTTTAGAGGTACTTGAAAAGCAAGCGAAGCAAGGAGTTAGTTACTTTACGATACACGCTGGATTTTTGCGTGAGTTTTTGCCGCTTGTTAAAAAGCGTAAAATGGGCATAGTAAGCCGTGGAGGTAGCCTAAGTGCAAGCTACATGTCAAAGTTAAATAGACAAAATCCTTTCTATGAAATTTTTAATGAAATTTTAGAAATTTGCGCTAAATATGACGTCTCGCTCTCGCTTGGTGACGGACTTCGACCAGGATGTCTTTTTGATGCGACAGATGAGGCACAGCTTAGCGAGCTAAAGGTGCTTGGAGAGCTTACACTTCGTGCGTGGGAAAAAGATGTGCAAGTGATGATCGAGGGCCCTGGTCATGTGCCATTAAATCAAATTGAGTATAATATGAAAATCGAACAAGAGCTCTGCCATGATGCCCCATTTTACGTGCTTGGGCCGCTTGTCTCAGACATAGGTGCAGGATACGATCATATCACGTCAGCCATAGGTGGCACGATGGCAGCATATCACGGCGCTAGCATGCTTTGCTACGTGACGCAAAAAGAGCACCTTGGCTTGCCAAATGAAAATGACGTAAGAGAGGGTATCGTAGCTCACAAGATAGCAGCTCACGCCGCTGACGTCGCACTTGGCAAAGCTGGAGCTATCGAAAAAGATCATGCGATGAGTGATGCAAGATACGCATTTGACTGGAATAAGCAGTTTGAACTTAGCTTTGATCCAAAAAAGGCTAGAGAACTTCACGATGAAAGCTTGCCAGAAGATGCGTTTAAGAGCGCTCATTTTTGTTCGATGTGCGGACCAAAATTTTGTGCATATAAAATTTCAAAAGATCTAGAAAAAGGAGAAAAATGTTAA